The Pseudomonas sp. TH06 genome has a window encoding:
- a CDS encoding NUDIX hydrolase: protein MKFCSQCGNPVTQRIPEGDSRLRFVCDSCQTIHYQNPNIVAGCVPTWGTKVLLCRRAIEPRLGYWTLPAGFMENGETIEQAAIRETAEEACARVRNLSIYTLIDVPHISQVHVFFRAELVDLDFAAGPESLEVQLFDEADIPWDELAFRTVGRTLECFFADRRVEEYPVRSESIPPLAQPVII, encoded by the coding sequence ATGAAATTTTGCAGCCAGTGCGGCAACCCGGTGACCCAGCGCATCCCCGAAGGCGATTCGCGACTGCGATTTGTCTGTGACAGCTGTCAGACCATTCACTACCAAAATCCCAATATCGTCGCCGGATGCGTGCCGACCTGGGGCACTAAAGTGCTGCTCTGCCGCCGTGCCATAGAGCCGCGCCTCGGCTACTGGACACTGCCCGCAGGCTTCATGGAAAACGGCGAGACCATCGAGCAGGCAGCGATCCGCGAAACCGCCGAGGAAGCCTGCGCCCGGGTGCGTAACCTGAGCATCTATACGTTGATCGACGTGCCGCATATCAGCCAGGTGCATGTGTTCTTCCGTGCCGAACTGGTCGACCTGGATTTTGCTGCCGGCCCCGAGAGCCTCGAAGTGCAATTATTCGACGAAGCCGACATCCCTTGGGACGAGCTGGCTTTCCGCACGGTGGGCCGTACCTTAGAATGCTTCTTCGCTGATCGGCGCGTTGAGGAGTATCCGGTTCGTTCGGAATCGATTCCGCCGTTGGCGCAGCCGGTCATTATTTGA
- the nagA gene encoding N-acetylglucosamine-6-phosphate deacetylase: MSEDNILTANGWVRGRLIHEHGKVVSIEGVPCDPADNDLPYLLPGFIDLHVHGGGGKDIMEGASAFETITKTHVRFGTTSLLATTMTAPSAEISSVLKEVGEFCEQRPKGAARVLGVHLEGPYINPGKLGAQPNFAHTALMAEVEEYLALAPIRVITIAPEIAGHDGLIRELSSRGVRMQIGHTLGSYEEGVAALDAGATSFTHLYNAMSPLHHREPGIVGAALAHAKFAELIPDLLHVHPGAIRVALRSIPCLYCVTDSTAAAGMPDGEYKLGSHTVTKCLGGVRLPDGTLAGSTLTMDQALRNLVKIGLPIAEASQRLSQFPADYLGINERGRLEPGAWADCVRLDRSLTLTAVMVEGEDIDFKNA; this comes from the coding sequence ATGTCTGAAGACAACATCCTCACCGCTAACGGCTGGGTTCGCGGCCGGCTGATCCACGAACACGGCAAAGTCGTGTCGATCGAAGGCGTACCGTGTGATCCGGCCGACAATGACCTGCCGTATCTGCTGCCAGGCTTCATTGACCTGCACGTCCATGGAGGTGGCGGCAAAGACATCATGGAAGGCGCCAGCGCCTTCGAGACCATCACCAAAACCCACGTGCGTTTTGGCACCACCTCGCTGCTGGCCACCACCATGACCGCACCGAGCGCCGAGATCTCCAGCGTCCTGAAGGAAGTAGGAGAATTCTGCGAACAGCGTCCGAAAGGCGCCGCCCGAGTGCTCGGCGTGCACCTCGAAGGCCCGTACATCAATCCCGGAAAACTCGGCGCACAACCGAACTTTGCTCACACCGCGCTGATGGCCGAAGTCGAAGAATATCTGGCGCTGGCACCGATCCGCGTGATCACCATCGCCCCGGAAATCGCCGGCCACGACGGTTTGATCCGCGAACTGAGCAGCCGAGGCGTGCGCATGCAGATCGGCCACACCCTCGGCAGCTACGAGGAAGGTGTTGCCGCACTGGATGCCGGCGCGACCAGTTTCACTCACCTCTACAACGCCATGAGCCCGCTGCATCACCGCGAGCCGGGCATCGTTGGCGCGGCGCTGGCCCACGCCAAATTCGCCGAGCTGATTCCCGATTTGCTGCATGTGCACCCCGGCGCAATCCGCGTGGCCCTGCGCTCGATCCCGTGCCTGTATTGCGTCACCGATTCGACCGCCGCCGCCGGCATGCCCGACGGCGAGTACAAACTCGGCAGCCACACCGTGACCAAATGCCTGGGCGGCGTGCGTCTGCCCGACGGCACCCTGGCCGGCAGCACCCTGACCATGGATCAGGCCCTGCGCAATCTGGTGAAGATCGGTCTGCCGATCGCCGAAGCCTCGCAACGTCTTTCGCAATTCCCCGCCGACTACCTCGGCATCAACGAACGTGGGCGCCTCGAACCGGGTGCCTGGGCCGACTGCGTGCGGCTGGATCGCTCACTCACACTGACCGCCGTCATGGTCGAAGGAGAAGACATTGACTTCAAAAATGCTTGA
- a CDS encoding gamma carbonic anhydrase family protein, with the protein MKYRLGDARVETHPQSWVAPNAVLVGKVKLEEGANVWFNAVLRGDNELILIGKNSNVQDGTVMHTDMGYPLTIGTGVTIGHNAMLHGCTVGDYSLIGINAVILNGAKIGKNCIIGANSLIGEGKEIPDGSLVMGSPGKVVRELTEPQKKMLEASAAHYVHNSQRYARDLVEQEE; encoded by the coding sequence ATGAAATACCGCCTGGGCGACGCCCGCGTCGAAACCCACCCACAGAGCTGGGTCGCCCCCAATGCCGTACTGGTGGGCAAGGTCAAACTGGAAGAGGGCGCCAACGTCTGGTTCAACGCCGTGCTGCGTGGCGACAACGAATTGATCCTGATCGGCAAGAACAGCAATGTGCAGGATGGCACGGTGATGCACACCGACATGGGTTACCCGCTGACCATCGGTACCGGCGTGACCATTGGCCACAACGCCATGCTCCATGGCTGTACGGTCGGCGATTACAGCCTGATCGGTATCAACGCAGTGATTCTCAACGGCGCGAAAATCGGCAAAAACTGCATCATTGGCGCCAACTCGCTGATTGGTGAGGGCAAGGAAATTCCGGACGGTTCGTTGGTGATGGGCTCGCCGGGCAAGGTCGTGCGCGAGCTGACCGAACCGCAGAAGAAAATGCTCGAGGCCAGCGCCGCCCACTATGTGCATAACTCCCAGCGTTATGCGCGCGATCTGGTTGAGCAGGAAGAATGA
- the purT gene encoding formate-dependent phosphoribosylglycinamide formyltransferase, producing the protein MTRIGTPLSPTATRVLLCGCGELGKEVVIELQRLGVEVIAVDRYANAPAMQVAHRSHVINMLDGAALRAVIEAEKPHFIVPEIEAIATATLVELEAEGFTVIPTARAAQLTMNREGIRRLAAEELDLPTSPYHFADTFEDYSKAVEDLGFPCVVKPVMSSSGKGQSLLRSTDDVQKAWDYAQEGGRAGKGRVIIEGFIDFDYEITLLTVRHVGGTTFCAPVGHRQEKGDYQESWQPQAMSPIALAESERVAKAVTEALGGRGLFGVELFIKGDQVWFSEVSPRPHDTGLVTLISQDLSQFALHARAILGLPVPLIRQFGPSASAVILVEGQSTQTAFANLGAALSEPDTALRLFGKPEVNGQRRMGVALARDESIEAARAKATRAAQAVVVEL; encoded by the coding sequence ATGACCCGTATCGGAACTCCATTGTCGCCAACCGCGACCCGCGTATTGCTGTGTGGCTGTGGTGAGTTGGGCAAGGAAGTGGTGATCGAGCTGCAACGCCTGGGCGTTGAAGTGATTGCCGTCGATCGTTACGCCAACGCGCCGGCCATGCAGGTTGCCCATCGCAGCCACGTGATCAACATGCTCGACGGCGCCGCCCTGCGCGCAGTCATCGAAGCCGAGAAGCCGCATTTCATCGTGCCGGAAATCGAAGCCATCGCCACCGCCACACTGGTCGAACTGGAAGCCGAAGGCTTCACCGTGATCCCGACCGCTCGCGCTGCGCAATTGACCATGAACCGCGAAGGCATTCGTCGTCTGGCCGCCGAAGAGCTGGACCTGCCGACTTCGCCGTACCACTTTGCCGACACCTTCGAGGATTACAGCAAAGCCGTTGAAGACCTGGGTTTCCCTTGCGTCGTCAAACCGGTGATGAGTTCGTCGGGCAAAGGTCAGAGCCTGCTGCGCAGCACTGATGACGTGCAGAAAGCCTGGGATTACGCGCAAGAGGGCGGTCGTGCCGGCAAAGGTCGGGTGATCATCGAAGGCTTCATCGATTTCGACTACGAAATCACCCTGCTGACCGTGCGTCATGTCGGCGGCACCACGTTCTGCGCGCCTGTCGGCCACCGTCAGGAAAAGGGCGACTATCAGGAATCCTGGCAGCCACAAGCGATGAGCCCGATTGCCCTGGCGGAATCCGAGCGTGTGGCCAAAGCCGTGACTGAAGCGCTGGGCGGTCGTGGTCTGTTTGGCGTCGAGTTGTTCATCAAAGGCGATCAGGTGTGGTTCAGCGAAGTATCGCCGCGCCCACATGACACCGGTCTGGTGACGCTGATTTCCCAGGATCTGTCGCAGTTCGCCCTGCACGCTCGCGCAATTCTGGGCCTGCCAGTGCCGTTGATCCGTCAGTTCGGGCCTTCGGCTTCGGCGGTGATTCTGGTGGAAGGGCAGTCGACCCAGACGGCATTCGCCAATCTTGGTGCGGCGTTGAGCGAGCCGGATACCGCGCTGCGGTTGTTTGGCAAGCCAGAAGTGAATGGCCAGCGTCGTATGGGCGTGGCGCTGGCGCGGGATGAGTCGATTGAAGCGGCTCGTGCCAAAGCGACCCGTGCTGCTCAGGCTGTTGTTGTAGAGTTGTAA
- a CDS encoding GntR family transcriptional regulator, whose amino-acid sequence MNDFHALRPDDSQPTPLYLQLARNLEAAIHAGQWKAEQAMPSERNLSEQLGISRVTARKALEVLLDQGLIRRLQGSGTFITPRLEQPLSRLSGFSEMLRLKGFVPSSQWLEREVTLPTHEELIRLSLSPNDKVARMKRLRKADDTVMAIEMSTLPASIMPKPQLVGDSLYEYLDGIGKPIVRALQHIQAINASDEFAALVGIAPGTAMLLMTRVGYLEDNTPIEVTDTYCRNDYYDFVAELRR is encoded by the coding sequence ATGAACGACTTCCACGCCCTACGTCCAGATGACTCCCAGCCGACGCCGCTGTACCTGCAACTGGCGCGCAACCTGGAAGCGGCGATTCATGCCGGGCAGTGGAAAGCCGAGCAGGCGATGCCGTCCGAGCGCAATCTCAGCGAGCAACTGGGCATTTCTCGGGTCACCGCGCGCAAAGCGCTGGAGGTCTTGCTCGATCAAGGTCTGATCCGGCGCCTGCAAGGTTCCGGCACGTTCATCACGCCACGTCTGGAACAACCGCTGTCACGCCTCTCGGGTTTCAGCGAAATGCTCCGCCTCAAGGGTTTTGTGCCCAGCTCGCAGTGGCTGGAGCGTGAAGTCACCCTGCCGACCCACGAAGAATTGATCCGCCTCAGCCTGTCGCCGAACGACAAGGTCGCGCGCATGAAACGCCTGCGCAAGGCCGACGACACCGTGATGGCCATCGAGATGAGCACCCTGCCCGCCTCGATCATGCCCAAGCCGCAACTGGTCGGCGATTCGCTCTACGAATACCTCGACGGCATCGGCAAACCGATTGTCCGCGCCCTCCAGCACATTCAGGCGATCAATGCCTCGGACGAGTTCGCCGCACTGGTCGGCATCGCCCCCGGCACCGCCATGCTGCTGATGACCCGGGTCGGCTACCTGGAAGACAACACGCCGATCGAAGTCACCGACACCTATTGCCGCAACGACTACTACGACTTTGTTGCAGAGCTGCGTAGATAA
- a CDS encoding VUT family protein — MIFLIAYISSVVLINFAFSTAPHLDIIWSAWGGLVFVLRDMVQTRFGHGAIVAMLAALVLSYVTSDPSIALASATAFAVSEIIDWLVFSITKRPLRDRLWISSALSIPLDTFIFFGMIDLMTPPVIITALASKFAGVTAVWLIMAWRERKQAVAS, encoded by the coding sequence ATGATTTTCCTCATCGCCTACATCAGCAGCGTTGTGCTGATCAACTTCGCCTTTTCCACCGCGCCGCACCTGGACATCATCTGGTCCGCGTGGGGCGGTTTGGTGTTCGTGCTGCGCGACATGGTGCAAACCCGCTTCGGCCACGGCGCCATCGTGGCGATGCTGGCGGCGCTGGTACTGTCTTACGTCACGTCCGATCCATCCATTGCCTTGGCCAGTGCCACGGCGTTCGCCGTCTCCGAGATCATCGATTGGCTGGTCTTCAGCATCACCAAACGGCCGTTGCGTGACCGCTTGTGGATCAGCTCGGCGCTGAGCATTCCCCTCGATACCTTCATCTTCTTCGGCATGATTGATCTGATGACGCCGCCCGTCATCATCACCGCCCTCGCCTCGAAATTTGCCGGCGTTACTGCCGTCTGGCTGATCATGGCCTGGCGCGAACGCAAACAGGCCGTCGCCAGCTGA
- a CDS encoding CoA pyrophosphatase — protein MLDELLHRVSNHTPRTLETDKRFPEAAVLVPITRSAEPELVLTLRASGLSTHGGEVAFPGGRRDPEDPDLIFTALREAEEEIGLPPGLVEVIGPLSPLISLHGIKVTPYVGVIPDFVEYQPNDAEIAAVFSVPLEFFRKDPREHTHRIDYQGRSWYVPSYRYGEFKIWGLTAIMIVELINLLYDARISLHQPPKSFINT, from the coding sequence ATGCTGGACGAGCTACTGCATCGGGTAAGCAACCACACACCGCGCACGCTGGAGACCGACAAACGTTTCCCCGAGGCCGCCGTTCTGGTGCCGATCACCCGCAGTGCCGAGCCTGAGCTGGTACTGACCCTGCGCGCCAGCGGTCTCTCGACCCATGGCGGCGAAGTCGCTTTCCCGGGTGGACGCCGCGATCCGGAAGACCCTGACCTGATTTTCACCGCCCTGCGCGAAGCTGAAGAAGAAATCGGCCTGCCGCCGGGACTGGTCGAAGTGATCGGCCCGCTGAGCCCGCTGATCTCGCTGCATGGGATCAAGGTCACACCTTATGTCGGCGTGATCCCCGATTTTGTCGAGTACCAGCCCAACGACGCGGAAATCGCCGCCGTGTTTAGCGTCCCTCTCGAGTTTTTCCGCAAGGATCCTCGCGAACACACTCATCGCATCGACTATCAGGGCCGCAGTTGGTACGTACCGAGTTATCGTTACGGCGAATTCAAGATCTGGGGGCTGACGGCGATCATGATCGTCGAGTTGATCAACTTGCTCTATGACGCCAGGATCAGTCTGCACCAACCCCCTAAAAGCTTTATCAACACGTAA
- a CDS encoding DUF1289 domain-containing protein has product MTTPERPVASPCVNICALDEDDICTGCQRTVEEITRWGRMNNDERRAVLGLCHERAKASGLVWMIPAKR; this is encoded by the coding sequence ATGACTACCCCCGAAAGACCGGTCGCCTCGCCATGCGTGAATATTTGTGCGCTGGATGAGGATGACATCTGCACCGGCTGCCAGCGTACGGTCGAGGAGATCACCCGTTGGGGCCGCATGAACAATGACGAGCGCCGGGCGGTGCTGGGGCTGTGTCATGAGCGGGCGAAGGCAAGCGGCTTGGTGTGGATGATCCCTGCCAAGCGCTGA
- a CDS encoding L,D-transpeptidase family protein, which produces MRWLLALFCLSFVAVSQASFVTTVTPSNKPLIEKVLVLKSAHQLQLIADGKPLKTYRISLGKGAKKGPKLIEGDKRTPEGFYWIDWRKTSDKFNLSMHISYPNIADSARARREGVEPGGMIMIHGTPDSEETPEDLFHTLDWTDGCVAMRNVDMREVWNMVPDGTMVEIRP; this is translated from the coding sequence ATGCGCTGGTTGCTTGCCCTGTTCTGCCTGTCGTTCGTTGCGGTATCGCAAGCGTCATTCGTGACCACCGTGACGCCCTCCAATAAGCCTTTGATCGAAAAAGTGCTGGTGCTCAAATCCGCTCATCAACTGCAGTTGATCGCCGACGGCAAGCCACTCAAGACCTATCGCATCTCTCTGGGCAAGGGCGCGAAAAAAGGCCCGAAACTGATTGAAGGCGACAAACGCACACCGGAAGGTTTCTATTGGATCGATTGGCGCAAGACCAGCGACAAATTCAACCTGTCGATGCACATCTCCTACCCGAACATCGCCGACTCTGCCCGCGCCCGACGTGAAGGCGTCGAACCTGGCGGGATGATCATGATCCACGGCACGCCGGATTCGGAAGAAACCCCCGAAGACCTGTTCCACACCCTCGACTGGACCGATGGTTGTGTCGCCATGCGCAACGTCGACATGCGCGAAGTGTGGAACATGGTGCCGGACGGCACGATGGTCGAGATCCGCCCTTGA